The following is a genomic window from Geobacillus subterraneus.
GTAGCCGTCAAACCACCGACGTTCGTCGCTTTTGTCAACGATCCGGAGCTCATGCATTTTTCGTACGAACGGTTTTTGGAAAACCGCATTCGCGACGCGTTCGGCTTCGAGGGTACGCCGATCAAAATCATCGCCCGCCCGCGGAAATAAGAGAAGCGGAGGCGCCGCAACGGGCAAAATGTTCTTTGCTTGCCGAGATTGGCGGTCCGAAAGCGAAGGGGATTGGCCTCGAGCGGGGGCGCGCCGGGCGTTTTTCAGGAAAGCGACAATCGGACAAAGGAAGTGGGAACGATGGAGAATGTCACCGTACTGGGGGCAGGAAGCTGGGGAACGGCATTGGCGCTCGTTTTAGCTGACAATGGACATCGTGTCCGGCTTTGGAGCCACCGGGCTGAACAAGTAAGAGAGATCAACGGGCGGCGGACGAACGAAAAATATTTGCCGGGCGTCCGCCTGCCGGAGGGGATTATCGGTTGCGACGACCTTTGCGCCGCGCTTGATGGCATTTCCATTGCCGTGCTGGCTGTGCCGACGAAGGCGATCCGGGACGTGCTGAAAAGGGCGCGCACATGTTTGGCTGCGCCGATCACGATCGTTGCCGTCAGCAAAGGAATCGAACCGGGGACGCATAAGCGCGTGTCGGAAATTGTCGCTGAAGAAATGGGTGAGTGGCTAGAAGATGTCGTCGTTCTTTCCGGGCCGAGCCATGCGGAAGAAGTGGTGCTCCGCCATCCGACGACAGTGGCGGTGTCATCGCCGAACATGGAAGCAGCACGGCGCATTCAAGATCTATTTATGAACCATCACTATTTCCGCGTGTATACGAACCCGGATTTAGTCGGTGTCGAAGTCGGCGGGGCGCTGAAAAACATTATCGCGTTGGCCGCTGGCATCAGCGATGGGCTCGGCTATGGAGATAACGCAAAGGCAGCTCTGATTACGCGGGGATTGGCTGAGATTGCCCGTCTCGGCCGTGCGCTCGGCGCTAATCCGTTGACGTTTTCCGGGCTGGCCGGGGTCGGCGACTTGATCGTCACGTGCACAAGCGTCCATTCCCGCAACTGGCGGGCCGGCCATATGCTTGGCCAAGGAAAAAAGCTCGATGATGTGCTAGAAAGCATGGGGATGGCTGTGGAAGGGGTGCGAACGACA
Proteins encoded in this region:
- a CDS encoding NAD(P)H-dependent glycerol-3-phosphate dehydrogenase, with the protein product MENVTVLGAGSWGTALALVLADNGHRVRLWSHRAEQVREINGRRTNEKYLPGVRLPEGIIGCDDLCAALDGISIAVLAVPTKAIRDVLKRARTCLAAPITIVAVSKGIEPGTHKRVSEIVAEEMGEWLEDVVVLSGPSHAEEVVLRHPTTVAVSSPNMEAARRIQDLFMNHHYFRVYTNPDLVGVEVGGALKNIIALAAGISDGLGYGDNAKAALITRGLAEIARLGRALGANPLTFSGLAGVGDLIVTCTSVHSRNWRAGHMLGQGKKLDDVLESMGMAVEGVRTTKAAYELAKELGVKMPITEVLYEVLFAGKDPKEAVDSLMARGKKQEMDDLMNIFAEQ